A window of Magallana gigas chromosome 8, xbMagGiga1.1, whole genome shotgun sequence genomic DNA:
ACTATGAAAGAAGGTAAGCTTCTTTTTCAGTCAAGTATCGTATTATTCATTTTAGGTGAAACGTAAATATACAATCTAATTGAATACAATTAAGATATACAGTCTCCAGAACaataacaatatacatttaatttgcACCTTTATTTCTTAAGGCTGTAGGTGAGGAGACAAGCGTGTAGCGGTGTACATTCAGTGTACTGAGCATGATAGCACACCTactttattataatttatttaaagttgTACATGTAACTCTGCAAAAATTGCTCTCTGAAtttcatgacgtcaggcaaaaATCTTGGTAAGAAAATATGCAGATTCGGGACCACGGCTGCGAACTATACTCATGGACAGTCTTCCAATAGGACAATGCGCAGATTGACCCAGGAACTGATCTGTTTTATAACTTCTACGAATTTTTCCAACACAGACTCTCtgattccttcccagaattccaatttacgcgCAGGCGCAACTGAAGTTTCATCCCAACTTAATTAGCCAGCCCGCGAGCTGACTAATACTATCTGGAAAGCTGAGAGAATACCAACAGAATGGAACAATGGGCTACTTGTAAAAGTGCCTAAAAAGGGAGAATTAAGCTCACCCCAAGACCTAAGCTGCTGTGAAAATTGGAGGGCATAACCATGCTGCCAGTAGCTAGCAAGATCCTCTGTAGAGTCATATTAAACAGAATTAAAGACGCAGTAGATAAAGTTTTACGTAACGAACAGGCAGGCTTTAGATCCAACAGTAACTGTACTGTTTAAATAGCAACTCTAAGAATAATTGTGAAACAATCCGTCGAATGGAAGTCATCACTGAAcatcaattttattgattttgaaaagacATTCGACAGTGTCAACAAAGATGGAATGTGGCAACTATTGCGGCACAATGGAATACCATCAAAGACAGTGAATGCATGTTATCAAGACCCTATATTAAGAATTCTCAGTGCACGTGATAACTGTACCATCCCTCACTGATTCCTTTCAAGTAAATACCGGAGTAAAACAAGGCTGCTTACTCTCGCCCACCCTTTTCTTATAAGTGATAGACTGGGTTACAAAGAAAGCATTTGACAAGCCAAGGGAAATACAGTGGAATTAGAAGACCTAGACTTTGCTGACGACTTTGTCCTATTATCTCACCAGATAAAAGACATTAGAGAAAAGACCAACAAACTAAGTGAAATTGGAAAGAAAATATGGCTCAATATTAACAGCAAAAAAACAAAGATTGTGAAAGTGaagactatagtctgtcccaggtTCTCGATTCCGggatattttgacaaatttttaataaatgttgcagaattttttttagtgaaATGAATAAATTTCGAAGCAAAATTTCCAAATAAAATAACCGTTAACtgatttttttatagaaaagacGAATCAATCACAATCGAGGGGGAATAACTGGAAGAGGTAAAGCAATTCACTTACCTAGGATCCATTTTTAGCAAGACATGTGGCTCAGACGAGTATATTTATGCCAGAATAAGCAAAGTTCAACAAACCTTCGCAAAGATTGGTATAGTTAACACCAATGTCAAATATATGTGCTTTCATACGGATGTAAAACCTGGAGATTAACAACAGGACTACAACAAAATATCCTAAGAACAAATAGCTACGACACATATGTAAAGTGACCTAGCCACTAAACATATCTAACGAACAACTACTGGCATGGAGCGTACCAGCCAGAAACCAGCATCTCTCCAGATCCAGAAAAGAGCATGGACTGGCCACACATGGAGAAAGTCGCAAAACAGCAACTCCAGAGATGCATTAGACTGGAACCGACATGGCCAGAGAAAACAAGGGATGCCACTGCACAGTTAGAAAGGAACAAGGTTGAAAGAACTTGAAAATATTGGAAAGTCCTGGAATTGGGCAAAAATAACAGTCCAAAACAGAGTGAGATGGAGGGCGACTGTTTAATAGCCCTATGCTCCAGAAGGGACGAAAAGAATTAAGTGAGTAATAAATAAATGCGCAAGTCTTGGAGCATTTAAATATAATCAGAACTTTTGCCAAGTAGCGGATCTTGCGTTGATGTGTTTGTGTtgtgaaagggggggggggggtgtgactACCTTTGATTGGATTTTCAGAGTTAAAAAAATGGAGTTAATGAAAAATAGTACACTCTAAGTTACTAATACACTAATACAATCCCttgtaaattttcaagattatgCATATGCAGAAAATCGGTCGGTGCTTTAGGAATATTGAATACCTCCTACTCATATCCACGAAAGCTGTAAGGTTCGACAATTTTCTCGACAAATAGACACCATtgatttcatctttttttaaaaagatgttcaAATCTTCCGTTAAAGTCTGAAGATGCACAGTTCTATGTGATTAAAAGGAAAGTTGTTCTGTATACTTGACTACATGTGTGCGCAATTTTGCACACAAAACATGCTCGTCCgtcaatttgttatttttatgtcaTCGAATGCTCAAGAAAttaagtacgagttttcgtgaatgttgcagaataagcTCCTatgtcgagaaatgttgttttgaattatAAAGAGTATGAGCGTTACCTCGAGACCGATGATATACCGTCAGTTACAGCTTGTATTGCTTTAAGACAGTGAATGAACTGAGGGGATTCGAAATgagatataaacaataaaacaattatttgatgGTGCTTCGTGTGGGTATGGAGATAGCGAGcgggttatttttatttttatatactaaGTATGTGTAATGCTCGTTGATCGTTATAGCCATATGAACCACCTAAGAAAGCATGTTATtgttgggagttgattttaatcaactctcctatgcagttactcagacaaaccgaaagtgaaacagtttggacctcagcacaaatcatagCTGCTGACAAAACTTAGTTcctgaaaataattgataaactcGATGTAATgaatgctaaagcattgtttttcaaggaaacttatttataaatacattgaaaatagtcagattttgaATGGTACAAACAactcaaataatttttgtagtcgtatgtattcctacgccagagttcaatatagtctcgttcaactcgacgctcggctgtctccgtaaatccttgtcggagatttacggtgtcagctgaacgtttggttgaacgagactagagttcaatattgcttggatccatacaattttcgagaaatatttctattactgatacatagtttgattgaattaattttatctttaaatattatttaacatgattcatatagGGGTTTCttgacattcttgtcgaaaaagtccaaaaatgcatatgataaaaatgtgcgtaattaaaattagaaactacatgtaccttttatgcaaaaataacatatcattgattttaaaataaataaacatcgacaaaatcaactcccgtcagttcttcagtactttgattttaatattgCAGTCTAAAGAGGTGTTTAtagcttttaaataaaaatagcaAACatctatgaagaaaatttatattttatttcttgaacTCGTAtcattatttaacaaattaaccCTGATCGAAAAGTGGAATGTTGTTTTTGCTGAGAATACGTATTCTTCCATCATGCAGAGGCCTCTTCTTTCTAAACAAagcaaaatcaaaaatatttatatagtatTCATATATACGTGTTCAAGGCACGTGCATGTACGCAGACATGCATTGAAGTTTATAAAAGACTGGAAGATACAGTTGTTAAAGGCAATTTATCAGTGTGAACAACAAAAGTGTtgtaaaatcaatcaaaattcaTGAATCTTGTTATTGTATACATTTgccatgaaataaaatttacaagtaCAATATCTAGAAGTAAAGAATTACCTTGAATTCGGAAAAGCTGAAGAAGAACAATTTTCTCGGCATGAAGCTTTCATcgtcatcatcttcatcatcgTCATCGAGGACAATCTAAAAACAATAGAAAagagaaacttttttttaccaaaatcaattCTATTAATAATAAGTTACAGTTTGTATTTCAGTGAAAGGgatcattataaaatttaattaacttcAGGGCAACTAATGCCATTTATAACGAGGAATTTAGAGAGAAAAATTTGACATCGCTGCCTTCTCTTCtctcaaaataaacaaatttggaTACAGTTTTATGAGTGTTTTATGCATTTCTCCAGGGCCGTATTACAATATCTCTAATTTCTTGGTAAGTTGTAAAGTAATAATGAAATGTAATTACCATGTTACTTACACTGAAACCGGTCTTCTTCATTCCTCTTTCTTCTTTTAACAGCTGATTGGTTTCTACGGCTTCCAATTCAGGATCTTTGGGTTTCGGCTCCTTTGATCTAGTCCTTGATTTGTTGAAACTTTGTTCGGCTTTTTCATCTCTGTGAAGAAATTTATTAGTTATTAGATATGATAGCTATAAGTTTTGTCtgtacatataaaataatatacatttgtattaaattgattaattgaGATTTATACTTATCATTTAATACATCTTACGTCAAGTACGTATAgtctatttaatttttaaaaaagaaaatagaacTATGAAATACAATTACTAATGAATTACAAAAACAATGTATGCATGTAGTAAAAAGGAAAGGAAGATATTTTACCCGAGATCATCAATTTAGTTTTCACTGTCCTTCGCTCTTTCCAAATCTTTATGCCCTTCATCTCGAAggttttctctctctttcttcaAGCCTTCATCGTCTACGTGCCTAGCATCTTCAGACGGCGAAGTATTTACTTCTTTCACGGGAGTGAAATTTTCTTCGTTTTCTTGCTTCATCTCCATACCAGCCCCTTCATCCTTTTTGATATGACGTTCCTCTTCAACCATCGACTGGTATACTTCTCGCTGACTCTTTAATCCTTCTTCAactttctttattatttctGATTTTACTCCGTCAAGTAAGTATTCAACCAACTTATCAAACTGCACACCCTGTGTCTCGTCTTCTTCGACATTTATCTTTGGTGATTGAACCACAGAATTCTCAATCTGACCATTTGGCTTCTCCTCATCTTTCTCTGAAACTGCCGTCCCAGTACCCTCAATTTCATTCTGACTCCAATCTTCTTTCCCGTTCCCTTCTAATGCCTGTACCACCTTATCCTTTAAATCAAACGCCCCAGGGTCGTCTGACATTCTTCCATTTGGAGCCCCCATGGTTTTGTCAAGATGCTCTGTTTTCTCCAAACTCTTCATCGTTTTAACGTTCGGCCGTCTCCTTCGTTTCCGCTTGATgtgcctttctagcgcaaggaGTCTTCTTTCCTCTAATACAGGAATATTCTTAATTCGACGTTGCATTTCCCCATTTCCAATTCCAGTTGCTCTCTTGTCATCTGAACGTTGATACTCCTGGCCCTCTGTGATTGGAAAgtttttctatatttaaaaaagacaaaagagATTGCTAAAATTCTGTTGCAACTTTATGATTTATCGATAACGCATACataattaattttacttacCATATTGAAAACTGGACCATTTCTAGAATCTGACTGTGATTCCATTTTACTGTGATCTGAAACGAGAGATGTCTTCCATAACCACATCTGAGATATAATGTTCATGTGCATacatacaatatttaattgtcAAAACTACCGACAACCATGCGATTTTTCATTACTGACCTGCCAACTCCTCTGTTGTATGCTGTAGTGATAGTGATTGCGTCGTTTTGATTGTGACGTTATACCATGTGACTATGATTGTGACGTCACGTTAACTCGCAAATCGAAAACGGAAGACGGATCCGGCGACGATGTAACGAAgaatactttttttcaaattaatttctgATTCAGGATCAAATGGCCACTCTCTTTGTTGTATTTACACTGTTAAATAACAGGATCTTCACATTTGTTATCAGACAATTTTAAGTCTATACTGTCCCttccgatatatttcattttatcaaataaaatattcaacatgaatatttttttggataaaattaatgaaatatatcggaaaAGACACTACATAAAAATCTGACGAGTTGATATCGGACAAGGTAAAGGAAtgactattttaaaactatgaTTCATAACTTTTTACCATATACATATATCGCGTATAGATTTagtttgacaccccccccccttttttttgaaTATTGAGTGTAAAAACTCAATATTTGTGTTGTTGACGGTCTGTATTTTACTTCTTAGTTACATATTAAAAtagaatacccccccccccccccgagacGTATCAGTCGCCTAATAAGTCAAATTATACCACTATACTATATcttgtgtatttatttatatatatctgtatatagtagggtagaatttttcgatatatttaagcgactgattgataaaaattcaggttCCCGTGGTCCGACCACCCTTGTTCAGCTGTTGTTAGTGTGAATGTTCCTACATGTTAACACCAGAAACAAAGGGCTATTCTATGAGAACATTTCGTTAGTCGTCAGAAgcatattaatttttgttacggTCATTTTCACTGAAAAAGCCGAGATTTTAGGTTGATGCAAAACCAGCCACAAACTCTACATTACATATATATTGGCATGTTTAAGAATACTGTGCTTTAAACATCCTCATGCCAATCATGGCTTTGGTGATATACCGTAAGTATTATGCTATcaacaagaaaatgaaaattcgGAATGCTCTTATTAAATCCGAGAAAAGTCTTGTGTTAGAATTCTCCTATATACTAGATCTATTAAACGTTTTAGTGTTTCGAAATTAAACAGTCTACTGAAGCGCCAAATAAACATTGATTATTTTGTACACGTTAGATGGGAGAGGGAAAACAAATGTAGAACTGATGTTCTTTTAAGAAGTGTCAGCTCCTAAATCTTGGAAAATGGCAcgaaaacataaaaatgatcACCACCACAATCATCGTGAAACAAAGGCAGtccaaagaaaaagaaataaatcggAAAACGATCCCGACGTAGAGGCTAAGTCAAATGAGCCGGCGATCAAACCAAAACCCCGGCACAAAAAGCCACTCGACCAGTCACAGCAGAGAAAAATGGCATGGATTATACTGTTTGTATTGGCAGTAATTTTAGGTGCAACTGTCTACATACGCTATCAAATTCATCTTCAGGAGTTGGTGATTACTCCACTTAATGTTCCTAAAATGATAGCTGAAAACGCGTCATCTGCAAAAGTGACGCCAGAAAAATTCTGGGGAACCTATCGATCAAATCTGTATTTTGGCTTGAAAACACGGTCTCCAACTTCTCCAGTAGTTGGATTAATGTGGTTAGAACAAGCTAGAACTATGCCTCCCCCAATCCGACACTGGTGTAGTCAAGACGATAGATTAAATCAATATGGTTGGCTCAAACATGATGGAGTTAACTTTGGCATCCAAGATATTGTAGagcaaaatttcaatattacaacATCGTATGTAAAGAGACAAGGAGGGGAGCATGGCGGTGATTGGACAGCTCGAATTACAGCAATACCCAAAGTATGAAACATTATGTGtaatttgttagaaaaaataaataacgcaTCAGCCAGGTTCTTTAGATTCATTTTAAACATGAGTTGGATGAATATGTATGCACATAAATTGCATACCTCACAGATTTTTAATATCTAGCAAACTTTTCTGTTGAGCACCAAATCGCAAGAATACAAAAACATTGAACAAAGAATCATCTGAatgagtaaaaatattttagatgtTTATTAGCCATGTGTTTATAAAGCTCTCATTTGTTAATAAATGTCAAAGTACAATAAGTTTTGGTTTAACATTGTCTAAGTTGCTACTGGAATTGATTTgctaaattttcataatttttatttttcaggatGTCAACAGGCCTGTTATACTGTCTCTCATGTTTTACATGGCATTAGATGGTCAAGGCTCTTTAACACCAAACATTATGAAAAATAGAATGGACTCTATAAATGGACAATCACTAGAACTGGGCAACTTCAAGTTGTCATTTCCCAAAGCTAAGGATGGTAAAGGAACAAAATACCACCATCTAATTTCATATGCTTCTAGACTTGACAGGCTCAAAGACCTGTTACAGAATTCTCTGCAGACTGACAGCTTTAATAAAGAAAGGACAATTCCATTCTTTGCTTTAGCAGGACGTCTTGTTCCGAGAGATAGTCCAGATCCAAATTTCATGGTTCATCAAGTCACAGCACAGCTACCATTAGAAATGGAAGTTGTGTTTGAATCAGGTAGCCATAGTGCTCGACATGAATCTCTCCAGGGCGATTTATACTCCCACAAACTAGCAAAATTTGCTAAAGATTTCGATAATAAATTTTCTGAAGtatttgatattgataaaaaaggtTATAATGCAGCGGAAATTGATTTTGCAAAAGCTGCCCTGAGTAACATGATTGGCAGCATAGGATATTTCTATGGCTCTTCACTTGTGAAGTCAAAGTACAACAAAGAACCAATTTATTATTGGCCTGCCCCTTTATACTCAGCAGTCCCTTCCAGATCCTTCTTTCCAAGAGGATTTCTTTGGGATGAAGGTTTTCACAATCTTCTGATCAGCCAGTGGGATCCTGAAATATCAAAGGACATTATTGCACACTGGTTAGACTTGCTCAATGCCGAGGGCTGGATCCCTCGAGAACAAATTCTGGGAGCAGAGGCCAGGGCCCGAGTTCCTGATGAATTTGTCGTACAAAGAAATGAGAATGCTAATCCCCCTACTTTGTTCTTGCCCCTTCAGCGTTTGATTAAAGACATGATAACAAGCCTTGATCCAAAAGACAAGCAGTTCTTAACAGCAGTGTTCCCAAGACTGCAGAAATGGTTCAGTTGGTTCAACACAACACAAGTGGGAAATGAGCCCCTGACCTACTACTGGAGAGGGAGGGATGAGAAAACAATTAAAGAGTTAAATCCTAAGACTCTGACTTCAGGTCTTGACGATTATCCTCGGGCTTCTCATCCAAACTCAAAAGAGAGACATCTGGATTTGAGATGTTGGATGGCGCTGGCATCAGGGATTCTAGCAGACATTGCTAAGACACTTGAACAGGATTCAAAAGAGTATGAGGCCACGCATCAAGTTCTGACagacaatactttattagacaAGTTGCATTGGTCTCCAAAGAAGGAATGCTATTGTGATTATGGACTTCATTCTAACagaatcattttaaagaaaccCATGCCTCCCAAAAATATACAACCAGGACAACCATATGACCAAGACAAGATAAGAGATGTGAAAACAGAACCCAAGATGCAGTTTGTGGAGTCTTTTGGATATGTTTCTTTGTTTCCATTCATGCTGAAGATTGTAGAACCCAACTCTCTAAAACTGTATAAAATCTTAAATGATCTCACCAATACAGATTTACTATGGACCAACTATGGACTTCGGTCTTTGGCAAGAAATGCGCCACAGTATCAGAAACGGAACACTGAGCATGACCCTCCATACTGGAGAGGGGCCATCTGGATCAACATGAACTATCTTACCCTTGGTGCCCTACATCACTACTCCAACACAGCCGGCCCATATCAGCATCTAGCTCAAGGCATATACAAGGATTTACGTGCAAATAtagtaaataatataattaaggAATATTATAGAACAGGTTATATTTATGAACAGTACAATGATAAAACTGGTGAAGGGAAAGGCAGCCATCCCTTTACTGGGTGGTCGGCTCTGGTTGTACTCATCATGGCAGAAAAATATTAGACTAGTCCAAAGTTCAGGTTTATTGTGTTCATTCAGGTATAGATGAATGTCTGTTGATTGTGTTATGATAACTAGATGGAGTTAAACAAGTGTTCTATAATGAAATATCAGCCATCCTCATTTGATTACTGTGTTCTGTCAGGTATAGATGAATGATTAAATGTCTGTTGATTGGACAACGATTACTAGATAAAACTTTACAAGTaggattttttataaatttgtaaaattagcAAATCTCATTTGattcatataattttcattttatgctGCACAATGTAAAACAGATATACCATTGATGGTCttttcatgttttgttttaatattataaatgttataattgCAATCATAATATATTGTCAATGAATGGATGTTCATTGAAAATGGTTTGcatgtttatgcatgtatagATGTGTGACAGTCAGACGTTTTTGAATACCAGCGCCAGATAGCGCAGTTGTTAGAATAcatgactagagattcagggtgCAAAGGTTCAAATACCAGTCTGAtccatcattatttctcccattcTGATACAATTGGTGCCATGACCAGGATCAAATGTATCTGGATGACAGACCAAACCAGGATTCAAACCAAGGCcgcctgaatctctagtcaggtgctgtACCAATTGAGCTATTTGGCACTTGTTTTCGATCCTGTCTGATTGTCACAGATGTAATGAATTGCAGTGCatgaataaagatattaaatcGTCTGTAACATGTGTCTTTTGAAAGTAAATGCAAAAATGGTTTAAAGGAATTGCCTTTTGTCAACTTGTTATCACTTGTGTAGGGGGATAAGGtatcttttcacattttcttgtCCTCTgagactgaaaaaaaatattttgcttcaCCTAAGCTAAATTAAGGTAATTTTGTCTATTATCTCAACGTCAGAAGACAAAAGCAACCCTAAGTTATTGGCTCTCAAGTTTGCTAAAAATGGATCAGGCTCTCTTCTTGGGGAAAATCCCAATACCATATAACATCCAAATATATGCTAGATATTTATTGAACATTTAATGCTTTTGCATCATATTGCTACACGTTATTGCTATTTCATAACGCTGAAACCAGACACtctatatttgaaaaaaaaaatattatactatATAAGTATTGGctagtttcttttttatttttggaaaaaaatggttaattaataaaaatttcttcCTTTTTTAGAGGGAAGTATCAAAATACATTGTACTGTAAAAGTCTGCTCGATTTCACTGCTGATGCGAATAATTCCATTTCGTATGTGGAATGGTCGTAATGAACATGGGAATGTctctttttaccaaaaattgTGCATAAATGCTGCAGGACAATGAAGTTTAAACCTTTGACAGACtattaaaaattatacatcGTATCATTTAACTACAACACACAATGACAGCATTTTCTCATCCCGGAGATGagaaaaacgaatcggacacttggcaAGCGAAGGTGGCATCATAATGTTCAGTCTTGATCCATATTATTAAACCCACCAACTCTCATATCTATCGTAACAGTCAAGCTGGTAGTACCTACCAATGCCTTTAGAGGTGCTCCTTAAACGAATCTGTTTATTGAAGAACAGAGCAAGTTACTGAGATCCCATATGGGTTTTCAAGGCTACAAAGCCCACACAGTGCAAAAAGCAATTTATGAGATAACCACAAAAGATAGGAAACTCTTTTgcaatttaatacaaaaaaatgacGATTTACTACCCCGTCCaagaactttgaaaaaatttgtcCATTGTTTATGTACTAACGAAAGTTAGTGTATAAGGCCAGCCCTGACACGGACATATTTGGGTATACATCCCttcaactatttttagaatcggtaggacaacaaagtagtgcctttaagcaaaatttcTTCCTTTTTGAGAGGGAAGTATCAAAATACATTGTACTGTAAAAATCTGCTCGATTTCACTGCTGATACGAATAATTCCATTTCGAATGTAGAATGGTCGTAATGAACATGGGAATGTATCTTTATACCAAAAATTGTGCATAAATGCTGCAAGACAATGAAGGTTAAACCTATGACAGACTATTAAAAAATCCCGGAGATGAGAAAAAAgaatcggacacttggctagcgaagatgggggggggggggggggggggaagagaCTAGACCTTCCCTAACATCTTAGTACTCAGTATTTTTAACAAAGTTTCTTTTCCTTTCAGAGTTAAGAGGACCAAATTTAAAGttatgaacaaaattaaattgcagaaaatatatataaagtctTGAAGATGGCATCATAATGTTCAGTCTTGGTCCATATTATCAAACCCACCAACTCTCATATCTAATTAACCGCCAAGCTCGCAGCTAGTACCTACCAATACCTTTAGAGGTGCTCCTTAAAGATTAACTGCCCAAATGAAGATACTGAAATCCCATCTGGGTTTTCGAGGCTACAAAGCCCACACACTGCAAAAGGCAATTTATGAGATAACCACAAAAGTAGGAAACTCTtttgcaatttgatacaaagaaaACGACAATTTACTACTCCGTCCAAGAACTTTGAAAGAATTTGTCCATATTTTATGTACTAACGAATGTTTGTCCAAGGACAACACTGACACGGACATATTTACTAGTTCAATTATGGGTCGCACCCACAAAATATTGTCTTGTCCCACAGACTACATTGCATTCATCTCATTAGGTTTGCTTAAAAAACATACGTTAGGGGAACAAGTGACCTCGGCAAAAGCATGCAACCACCGTTTCAATATGAATACCCCCcctcccacccccacccccccccaaaaaaaaaaattttaaaaatatattgatgttacatttttaaaggtaaaacatACGGGGTATATTGTCCATTGTATCTTAATTTATTATTGATGTACCgataaatatataagattttttctacccccccccccccgaaaaaaaaaacccccacacACAcaacgaaaaaaaacccatacaaaaacaaacataactaaacaaaaaattgatgcggTATAATAGTTAAATGCGTAggttctatatacatgtactagtaatcgGTCGTGCCCATGGAtcgaaacaaaatgaaaattgaaaattaagacTCTTGaaaattatatctttttatatcaaaatcgTAAATCAACAGGATACACACTGCAAAGTTCTAATTAAAAATGCATGC
This region includes:
- the LOC105331294 gene encoding mannosyl-oligosaccharide glucosidase translates to MARKHKNDHHHNHRETKAVQRKRNKSENDPDVEAKSNEPAIKPKPRHKKPLDQSQQRKMAWIILFVLAVILGATVYIRYQIHLQELVITPLNVPKMIAENASSAKVTPEKFWGTYRSNLYFGLKTRSPTSPVVGLMWLEQARTMPPPIRHWCSQDDRLNQYGWLKHDGVNFGIQDIVEQNFNITTSYVKRQGGEHGGDWTARITAIPKDVNRPVILSLMFYMALDGQGSLTPNIMKNRMDSINGQSLELGNFKLSFPKAKDGKGTKYHHLISYASRLDRLKDLLQNSLQTDSFNKERTIPFFALAGRLVPRDSPDPNFMVHQVTAQLPLEMEVVFESGSHSARHESLQGDLYSHKLAKFAKDFDNKFSEVFDIDKKGYNAAEIDFAKAALSNMIGSIGYFYGSSLVKSKYNKEPIYYWPAPLYSAVPSRSFFPRGFLWDEGFHNLLISQWDPEISKDIIAHWLDLLNAEGWIPREQILGAEARARVPDEFVVQRNENANPPTLFLPLQRLIKDMITSLDPKDKQFLTAVFPRLQKWFSWFNTTQVGNEPLTYYWRGRDEKTIKELNPKTLTSGLDDYPRASHPNSKERHLDLRCWMALASGILADIAKTLEQDSKEYEATHQVLTDNTLLDKLHWSPKKECYCDYGLHSNRIILKKPMPPKNIQPGQPYDQDKIRDVKTEPKMQFVESFGYVSLFPFMLKIVEPNSLKLYKILNDLTNTDLLWTNYGLRSLARNAPQYQKRNTEHDPPYWRGAIWINMNYLTLGALHHYSNTAGPYQHLAQGIYKDLRANIVNNIIKEYYRTGYIYEQYNDKTGEGKGSHPFTGWSALVVLIMAEKY
- the LOC109619121 gene encoding uncharacterized protein — translated: MHMNIISQMWLWKTSLVSDHSKMESQSDSRNGPVFNMKNFPITEGQEYQRSDDKRATGIGNGEMQRRIKNIPVLEERRLLALERHIKRKRRRRPNVKTMKSLEKTEHLDKTMGAPNGRMSDDPGAFDLKDKVVQALEGNGKEDWSQNEIEGTGTAVSEKDEEKPNGQIENSVVQSPKINVEEDETQGVQFDKLVEYLLDGVKSEIIKKVEEGLKSQREVYQSMVEEERHIKKDEGAGMEMKQENEENFTPVKEVNTSPSEDARHVDDEGLKKERENLRDEGHKDLERAKDSEN